The nucleotide window CAGAAATTGGAAGAATTGGGGCACGGTGGTACTTTCGGGCAAGTGAGCCACCGTGCCTAAGAACATTCTATTTGCCGTCAGGTAGCGAAAACTCCCGCTCAGCTACCCATTTCCAAAAACGGTTTCGGACTACGACATGCATAGAGACCGTTCCGTCTTCGATATTTTTCCGGCCCATCCCGCAGCGTGATCGTTTTGTTTGCCAAACCCGTTTTTCCGCGCCGGGCCGACGAATGTCTTTCACCACAGGTAGAGGTTGGTCAGTTGGCCGCGATTGTGGGATTTCGCTCTGCCACCGATTTATCCAACCTAGAATCATCATTACCGATAATGCGAAGTAAGTAATTGGCCTGACGCGTAAAGGATTTTACCATTTACGCCACCACATACAATTATTCGGGGTTTTGAACGCATCCGAAGGCCTGCCATTGTAATCCGGTACGATTATTCCTAACTTCCGGAACAATTCAGAAATTAACGCAGGATCAGGAGAAACGCATGTCAGACACCGGCTTGAGCCGTTTTCTCGGAGGCTCTCCCGCTCAGGTGCTGTTGCGGCTTGTTTTCCTTTCCTTCGTGGTCGGGATCGTCTTGTCCGCACTTAACCTGGACCCGATCGACCTGGTCTACATGGTTCTCAACTTTTTCGAACGTCTCTGGGATATGGGCTTCAATGCAATCGGCAGGTTGGGAAATTACCTCGTCATCGGCGCAATCGTGGTTGTCCCGATCTGGTTGGTATCTCGCCTTCTCTCGATGGGCCGGACCAGGAACTGACCGCCCTCGCGGCACGATGCAGAGTGACATGCCGATCCGCAAGTTCATCGATGTCGGTTGAATAACCTCCGCCGAGCACACCTGCAATCGGAATTCCAAAAGAGCGTACACTTTCAATCACCAATCTGTCGCGTCGCCGCAGACCTTCTCTGGTGAGTGCAAGCCTGCCCAGACGATCGTTCTCATAAGGGTCGACACCGGCATTATAGACGACCAGATCCCAGGCTTCGCGCTCCAACAAGTCCCGCAGCACTTCAGTGAGCCTCATCAGATAGGCGTCGTCACCGGTCAGATCAGCCAGCGCGATGTCGAGATGCGAAGGAACCTTTCGCACTGGATAGTTCTTCTTGGAATGCATTGAGAACGTGAAAATATCCGGATCATCTTGAAAGATATCGGCGGTTCCATCGCCCTGATGAACATCAAGATCAACGATCAATGCCTTACCGATAGCTCCATCGGCCTGCATCACCTTGAGTGCAACAGCCACATCATTGAAAACACAGAAACCGGCACCGTGTGCTTGGCGTGCATGGTGGCTGCCTCCGGCAGTGTTGCAGGCAATGCCGTGCTCTAAGGCCAGATAGCATGTCAGCACGGTTCCACCTGTCGCGCAGCGTGCGCGCAGCGCAATGTCCTCCCGCATCGGAAAGCCTATTTCCCGAGCAATCTTGTCCGGCACCTTTCCATTGAAGACCTGATCTACGTAAGCAGGATCATGAGCCAGAGCGACCCACTCGAACGGAGCTGGCCGCGGCCGGTAGAAGTCACCCTGCTCCAAAAAACCTTCTTGCCGGATCAAATCGGCCACTGCCCGAAACTTGTCCATCGGGAAACGATGATTTGCAGGAAGATCAGCACAATAGGCAGGATGATGAACAATCGGCAGTAACATGGGCCGCAATATAGGTCAGACGTTCAGGTCTTACACCCCTGCTTCGGAACAGTCGCTTTCGTCAAAGGATGCTGGAATATCGGGTATGCAGGCTCGTGGATTGACGAAACAGGTTAAGCGGGACAAAGAGAGCGTCAGTCCATTCAGAGATCTCCATGCCACACAGTAGTGTCACACCCGTGCCGTCCAAATTTGCATTTTCCGTAACGCACCGCTCCGTGCTGGCAATCGCCGCGCCGATGACACTTGCCTATCTGTCGACACCGTTGCTCGGACTGGTCGACATGGCGGTCATCGGGCGGCTGGGTGACGCTGCGCTGTTGGGCGGCATCGCGATCGGCGGGATCATCTTCGACCTGGCCTTCACGACATTCAACTTTCTGCGCTCCGGCACGACCGGCCTCACGGCACAAGCTTTGGGAGCCGGGAACGAGCGGGAAGTCCGGGCTACTTTGCTCAGGGCCCTTGTCATTGCTCTTTTGAGTGGCCTTGCGGTCATCTTCGCCCAATTGCCGCTTAAAGAATTCGGGCTCTGGTTCATGGGCGGCAGCCAGGACGTGCAATCTGCAACCAGCCGCTATTTCGACGTTCGTGTTTACAGCGCTCCTTTTCTGCTGGCCAACTATGCCATTTTGGGGTGGTTCATCGGACTTAACAAAGCCGGAACCGGGTTATTGCTGCAACTGGTTCTGAACGGCCTCAACATCGCTCTCAGTCTGTGGTTCGTGGTCGGGCTCGGGTGGAGTGTGGAAGGCGTGGCGTTTGCCACCGTTTTGAGCGAAATATCGGCAACGATTTTCGGACTTGTTCTGATTTTTGCGGCAACGAGGAACGGAAGCTGGCCAGCTGCAGCCATTGTATTCGATCGCCGGCTGCTGTTGCGCATGATGGCGATCAACCGCGATATCATGATCCGCTCCTTCACGCTGCTCTACGCCTTTGCGTTCTTCATGGCACGCTCGGCCGATCAGGGTGACATTGTGCTGGCCGCCAATGCGTTGCTTGAAAAATTCATCATGGTTGCAGCGTTCTTCCTGGATGGTCTGGCCACAGCGGCTGAACAACTGGCCGGACGCGCCGTTGGAGCGAAACACAGACCCGCATTCGACCGGACACTCAAACTGACGGCACTTTGGAGCTTTGCACTGGCCGGGCTTCTTGCAATGCTCTTTTGGGCCTTCGGACCGTTCATGATCGATTTCATGACGACTTCGCCGGAAGTCAGGCAGACAGCGGCAACTTTCCTGGCCTGGGCGGTGCTCACACCCC belongs to Roseibium porphyridii and includes:
- a CDS encoding DUF6460 domain-containing protein, translated to MSDTGLSRFLGGSPAQVLLRLVFLSFVVGIVLSALNLDPIDLVYMVLNFFERLWDMGFNAIGRLGNYLVIGAIVVVPIWLVSRLLSMGRTRN
- a CDS encoding histone deacetylase, which codes for MLLPIVHHPAYCADLPANHRFPMDKFRAVADLIRQEGFLEQGDFYRPRPAPFEWVALAHDPAYVDQVFNGKVPDKIAREIGFPMREDIALRARCATGGTVLTCYLALEHGIACNTAGGSHHARQAHGAGFCVFNDVAVALKVMQADGAIGKALIVDLDVHQGDGTADIFQDDPDIFTFSMHSKKNYPVRKVPSHLDIALADLTGDDAYLMRLTEVLRDLLEREAWDLVVYNAGVDPYENDRLGRLALTREGLRRRDRLVIESVRSFGIPIAGVLGGGYSTDIDELADRHVTLHRAARAVSSWSGPSREGEIPTRSGQPRLRR
- a CDS encoding MATE family efflux transporter, yielding MPHSSVTPVPSKFAFSVTHRSVLAIAAPMTLAYLSTPLLGLVDMAVIGRLGDAALLGGIAIGGIIFDLAFTTFNFLRSGTTGLTAQALGAGNEREVRATLLRALVIALLSGLAVIFAQLPLKEFGLWFMGGSQDVQSATSRYFDVRVYSAPFLLANYAILGWFIGLNKAGTGLLLQLVLNGLNIALSLWFVVGLGWSVEGVAFATVLSEISATIFGLVLIFAATRNGSWPAAAIVFDRRLLLRMMAINRDIMIRSFTLLYAFAFFMARSADQGDIVLAANALLEKFIMVAAFFLDGLATAAEQLAGRAVGAKHRPAFDRTLKLTALWSFALAGLLAMLFWAFGPFMIDFMTTSPEVRQTAATFLAWAVLTPLFGVLAFQMDGVFIGATWSSTMRNMMLLSLVLYLAAYYAFFPYLGNHGLWLALLLFFGARGFTMLAACQKRAAETFKEG